In the Bacillota bacterium genome, GCGATCGCGCTCAGATTAAGGCGGGGGCAACTGGTCACCCTGGAATCAACCACCTACCCTGGAACAACAGAAGAGGTAATGTTGCCGATCCTGGAAAAATCAGGGTTAAAAGTGGAAGAAGACTTCTTCCTGGCCCATTCCCCGGAGCGGGTTGATCCGGGCAACCAGCGCTACACAACCAAGAACACCAATAAGGTCGTCGGCGGGGTGGGACCGAAATCATTAGACGTGGCCATAACGTTTTACCGCCAGACCATCGAACACGTGGTGCCGGTTTCCTGTGCCAAAGCGGCGGAATTGACCAAAGTTTTTGAGAATACCTTCCGGGCAGTTAATATCGCCCTGGTGAACGAACTGGCTCTCCTCTGCGACCGCATGGGGCTGAATGTGTGGGAAGTCCTGGAAGGTGCCTTCACCAAACCGTTTGGGATCATGCCGTTTTATCCTGGCCCGGGCGTAGGCGGCCACTGCATCGCCATTGACCCGCATTATCTGGAGTGGAAGGCCAAAGAGTTCAATTTCAATACCCATTTTATCGCGCTGGCCGGGGAAATAAACCGGCGGATGCCGGAATTTGTGCGGGATAAGGCCCTGCGGATTCTCAATCGCCTGGGAATACCTTCGGCCAAAGCGAAAGTGCTGGTGCTGGGGGTTGCCTACAAGCGTGATATCGAGGACTACCGGGAATCGCCGGCGATCGAGGTGATCCGCAACCTTCAGGCGGAAGGGGTACGGGTGGAGTATTACGACCCGTTTATCCCGGAATTCTCCGAGCATGGCTTGCAGATGCAATCCGTGCCGCTGACAAGCGAAGGTTTGCAAACTTATGACCTGGTGGTGATCACCACCGACCACTCGAATATTGACTACCAGTGGGTTGTGCAAAATGCCAAACATATTTTCGATACCCGCAACGCGACCAAGAATGTGCTTCATGATAGGGAGAAAATAACATTATTATGATGAGAAATAAATTCTAGAGGATTAGTAATGTCAGTAATTAAAAACTCTGGTCTCATCTCGGTAGGGACTTTATTGAGCAAAATATTTGGTTTTCTGCGAGAAGTTGTCATGGCTCTGGTTTTTGGAGCCTCAAGATTGACGGACGCATATCTGGTTGCCCAGGTTGTGCCGAGCCTACTTTTTTCCTTGGTTGGGAATTCGTTGTCTACTATTATTGTGCCTTTGATCACGGAATATGAACAGACGAAGGGCCGTAATTATGCCTTGGCATTCGCCAATGCCATCACGACAATTGTTTTGTTGATTACCATTTTATTAACCATAATTGGTATCATTGTTACTTCCTGGCTTATTGCTCTGATTGCACCCGGTTTTGAAGAAGAAGCAAAGGAGCTAGCATGCCGACTTTCCCGGATAATGTTTCCGATGATCATATTCTGGGGATTCGCCGGGATTGCTACTGGCTTGCTACACAGTCAGAAACGGTTTTTTTATCCAGCCTTTATGGGATTACCTTTTAATATAGTTATAATTAGCTCAGTCCTTATCTTAGGCCGCCGATGGGGAATTGAAGGTCTGGCCTGGGGAACAGTTGCGGCAGTAGCTGCACAGTGGCTATTTCAGGTACTGGATGTGCGAAAATGTGGATATCACTTTCGCGTATTACTGAAACACCCAGGAATCAACCAGGTTGGCAAACTAATCCTTCCGGTGTTGATTGGCAGCGGGGCGGCTCAACTGGGGATAGTAGTTGACCGCATCCTGGCTTCCGGGCTTGTTGAGGGTAGTATTGCCGCCTTGAATTTTGCGAGCCGATTGAATGAATTGGCTCTTGGCCTTTTTTCTACGGCAGTGGCTAGTGCACTTTATCCCGAATTGGCCCAAAAAGCAACAGGTGGTGAAAGAGAGTCATTCCGTCGTTTGTTAGCTAACAGTCTTCTGGGACTGACATGGCTGATGGTCCCGATGGCGGTAGGGATTATTGTTCTGCGGGAGCCGCTCGTTCGTTTGGCCTTCGAGCGGGGAGCCTTTGATGCAAGGGCTACTGAGCTTACCGCTTATGCCTTGTTCTTTTTCGCCCTGGGCATTCCGGCGACGGCCCTGCGAGATATAGTTGTGCGGGGTTTTTATGCCGTTCAGGATACCATGACTCCCATGTGGATAGGGATAGCTACTGTAGGTGCAAACATTGCCCTTAATATAATCCTTGTGCGCTATTTGGCTCTTGGTGGTTTGGCCCTGGGCACGTCCGGGGCGGTGACGATAGGTTTTATTATCCTTTTATGGTGCTTGCGCCGTAAACTGGGCCACCTTAACGGCCAATTGTTAATCAGGGATGGCGGCAAAATATTGGTGGCCAGTGCTTTAATGGGGGTTATCGCGACAAAACTAGCCTCTTGGGTATTAACCAGGTTTGGTGACATTCCCAGTATTATTGCGGTGGCCACAGTTGGATGTTTGATCTATTTTCTTTCTTGCCGTTTGCTGAATATAGGAATTTATTTAGCTGTGGTCAACCGAATGAAAGCCCTGACTCTGAAAATGAGGTAAAGGAGATAATTTGTTTATGAGTGGCATCCCAATACTCAATCTGCATGAACAAATAGAAAAACTTTGGCCCGATATCATACCAGCAATCGAGCGGGTTATCCGTGCGGGGCACTTCATTTTGGGACCGGAAGTTCAAGCATTTGAAGCAGAAGCTGCTCGTTACCTGGAGGTTAAATACGCAATCGGGGTGAATTCCGGCACAGACGCTCTGGTCATTGCCCTGAGGGCGGCCGGGATCGGACCGGGAGATGAGGTCATTACCACGCCGTTTACCTTTTTTGCCACTGCCGAAGCAGTGAGCACAGTAGGAGCCGAGCCTGTTTTTGTAGATGTAGATCCTTTGACTTTTAATATTAATCCGAAATTGATTGAAGAAGCAATAACTCCTAGAACACGGGTCATTTTGCCGGTTCACCTCTACGGGCAAGCGGCGGATATGGACGGGATTATGGCGATAGCCAGAAAATATAATCTTGTGGTTATTGAAGATGTAGCCCAGGCTTTCGGAGGGAAATGGCGTGAGAAGAAGCTGGGGACTATTGGAAAATTAGGTTGCTTTTCCTTCTTTCCAACTAAAAACTTAAGTTGTTTCGGTGATGGCGGGCTGGTAGTCACTAATGATGACGACCTGGCTGAGCAGGTGCGGATGCTGCGGGCGCACGGTTCGAAGAAAAAATATCACAATGAGATCCTGGGCTATAACTCGCGATTGGATGAGATACAGGCGGCTATCTTGCGGGTCAAACTTCCATATGTTGATAAATGGAATGAAGCCCGCCGGCGGGCGGCACAACGTTACCATGAATTACTGGCTGGGATACCAGGGTTGGAGCTTCCATTGGAGAAAGAAACAGCTTACCATGTGTATCATCAGTACACCATCCGCATTAAACAGGGCAAACGCGATCTGCTTAAGGAGCGATTAGAAAAAGAAGGTATTTGCACCATGATTTATTATCCCATACCTTTGCATAAGCTCCCTGTATACAATAGGAGTGAAAAATATGCAAATGCAGAAGCGGCAGCCGGTGAGGTCTTAAGCCTCCCCATCTGGCCGGAGATAACGCCGGCGATCCAGGAGCGGGTGGCGGCAAATATTCGCCGGATTATGGAGGAAATTGGATAAATGACAGAGAAAGATAATAAAAAAATAAAAATTGGTCTGATTGGGTGCGGAAGAATCTCGAAAAACCACTTTGAAGCCATTGCCGCCCAGCCAGATGCCGAGTGCGTGGCCTGTTGCGACATCATTCCGGAACGGGCCGAGGAAGCGGCAAAGACGTATAACGTTCCTTTTTGGACGACCAAATACGAGGAAATGCTGGCTATCTCCGACATTGACCTTATCTCAATCTGCACTCCATCGGGATTACACCCAGAACACGGGATTATGGCTGCCAGGGCCAAAAAGCATGTCCTGAGCGAGAAGCCAATGGGTGTACGGTTAAAGGACGCGGATGAACTGATCAAAGCGTGTGATCAGGAGCACGTGCGCCTGTTTGTGGTTCTGCAAAACCGGCTCAATCCTGCGATTCAACTAGTAAGGAGAGCGCTGGATGAAGGGCGTTTTGGCCGGATCTACTTTATCCAGGCCAATGTCTTCTGGACCCGCCCGCAGGAATATTATGATCAGGCCCCCTGGCGGGGCACCTGGGAGTTTGACGGCGGGGCCTTCATGAACCAGGCCAGCCACTACGTGGATATGGTGCAGTGGTTTGGCGGCCCGGTCAAGTCCGTTGTCGCGCAAACGGCGACGCTCGCCAGAAACATCGAGGCCGAAGACACCGGCGCGGCGGTGATCAGATTTCGCAGCGGGGCCATCGGTTCGATCAACGTGACCATGCTCACTTATCCGAAAAACCTTGAAGGGTCCATCACTATCCTGGGGGAGAAGGGAACTGTCCGCGTGGGCGGGATTGCCATGAATAAGATTGAGCATTGGGAATTTGCTGATACCCGTGATTACGACCAGCAGGTGGCAAACACTGCGACAGATCCCCCGACGGTCTACGGCTTTGGACACACCGGGTATTACCGGAATGTGATTGATGTCCTCACGAAAGGAGAAAAGCCTAGCAGCGACGGCCGCGCCGGGATGAAGTCGCTGGAGTTGCTGGAAGCGATATATCGGGCGAGTAATAGACGAAGGCAAATGGTTTTGCCTATGATGTGATATTGTATGGTATTCCAACTAATAACAACCGGTCGACAGCCCTGTGAGAGAACAATAGTGATAAAAATAGATAAAAATAAAGGTAGGACCGTGTAAAATTTCAGTAAGTACTGGGAAGGAATCAGCCTATTGTCTTGAAAAAGAAATGAGGCCTCGCACATAAGAAAATACTCCAACAAAACTTGAGGAGCGTGAGGTCTCATTATGTTAATTTTCGCCACATAGTAGGGCTGCTCTTCTTTTTGTTAGGGGTTTGGTTAAATTAATTAGTGAGTGCAAAAACCTTTATGAGCTTGAAAAAGGCACCCACGAACTGTGCCAGCAAGTCTGCAAACAGATATTCACCTGGGCGCTTGAATAAATTGATAATTAGCTGAAAGAAAATCGTGACCAGAGTACTTGGAAGGTAATTGGATTTCGAACTAACCGGCCATGCCCAGTGGGGCACAACCAATCATGAAAATAGGAAGAAGTGATTACAACGGCCTGATTTTCTGCTACATTGGACTTATCAGGGACAAAGGTTGAGTATATTTTGAAGGTATAACCTCGGGAACTAACCTAACCTGATTGCCTTTGAGCACAGCCAATTGTCGCCCCTTGTTCTTAAGGACTTGGGAACAGCACGGGTGCTAAACTTCTTACTTTCTCGGGCAATCATCCCTGAAATCCAATGAGGCAGGAGGAAGCTCATGCAAGACATCCTGGAAATCTGTTGTGGTCTCGATGTCCACAAAGAAACTGTCGTCGCCTGCCTATTAAAAGGCAATGTTGGCGAGGAACCGACAAAAACCATCCGCACCTTTTCCACCCTTCTGGCTGGACTGGAAGAACTGAAAGCCTGGCTGGAAGCGGAGAACTGCCGGCATGTGGCCATGGAAAGCACCGGGGTTTATTGGCAGCCTGTATATAACGTCCTGGAAGAAGCCTTTGACGGCAGTATGGTTTTGATTGTTGCCAACGCCCGGCACATGAAAAACGTTCCCGCTAAAAAGACCGACATGAAGGACGCCGAATGGATAGCTACTCTCTTGCGCGCCGGATTGTTGGAAGGAAGTTTTATTCCCTCCAAACCTATCCGGGAAATCCGTAATTTAACCCGGTACCGCAAAAATATTATCGAAGAGATTGCGTCGCAAAAGAACCGCATCGAAAAGCACTTACAAAGCTGCGGTTTCAAGCTCTCCACTTTCCTCACCGATATCTTCGGGGTATCGGGCCGGGCGATTATGGATCACCTTTGCCGTCATGGGAAGATATCCGCCCAGGAAGTAGAGACTTTGGTAAAGGGTCGTGCCAAGTGCAAGCTCCAGGAAATCAAGGAGGCTGTCAATGGCAAAATGGATGTTTACCAAAGGGAGTTCCTCAAGCTTTTGCTGGGCTGGCTGGATCAGCACTACGAGCATCTTCAGCAGGTAGAGCAAAAGCTGGAGGAAAAATTGGGCCAATACCAAAGACAACTGGAGCAACTGGACGGCATCCCGGGGATTGATAAAACCGCTGCCGCCGCTATTCTGGCGGAAATCGGCATTGATATGAGCCGCTTTAAAACTGCGGAACATATCTGTTCCTGGGCGGGCTTAAGTCCCGGCAATAATGAAAGTGCAGGAAAAAAAGTCCACTCGCACCACCCACGGTAACACCTATCTAAAGCGAATCCTCTGCGAAGTTGCTTGGTGCATCACCCGGGTACGCAACAGCTATTTATCGTCCTGGTACTGGAAGGTCAAGCAACGCCGCGGGGCCAAGAAAGCCCTTATCGCTCTAGCCAGAAAGCTCTTAGTGATCATTTACAACTTACTAAAAAACGGTACAGACTACGACGAGACTTCATTTGAGAAAGCCAAACAAAAGCAAGAAAGGTTTCGGATCAAAAAAATTATTACAGAGGCCCGGAAGCTGGGGCTTGAGATAAGGGAAGTCAACCAGGTCGTTTAACAGTTATATCCCCAGAAGAAATTAACCCAGCTGATGCAAGCTCATGCATCTGCTATATTTCTTGTTGCCCTTTTGCACCTTGCTCGGCAGACATATTTACTTGATAAAGATCACTTGATTAGGTCTATTTTCGTGCTAAACTTATTTCTAATCCCCGCATAGGACTAGATGGGTGCCGCAGAGGATAACTCTTACCAACAATGATCGACTTTCGTATCAGTGGAGTCGAGAAGGTGACATGTTAAGGTAGGAAAAGCCTCCTAATTTTTCATTTGGGTACCGATAGGGACGAGAAAACTCATTGCCCAAAGAATAACGGCATAGTTATTAATTAAAACCTTCCAAGGGCAACCATGGGCTATATGATATTAATTGTTTTAGACAAGGGGGTATATCTGGTGCGGGTTTTGATCATAAGTCCAGTCGCTAAAATGGCAGCAGGTGGTGTAGCAGCACACGTGGCAACACTTGAGAAGATGTTGAAACAACATGGAGTCGACTCACAGACCATTGTGCTCGACATAGACCCGTCATTGGGTATACGATTTTACGCATATGCTGGCTTTCGTAAGATGTTAAATAAGATACATGAGCCTTGGGGGTTTATGGTATCAGACAAAATAGCCGAGATGAAACTGGCGAAAAGTCTTCAGTCTGTTGAAACGTTTGATCTAATACACTGCCATAGCAAATATGCCGACATAGTTAGAAAGATAGTTGGCAACAAGGTGCCGATTGTATTAACTGTACATGGATATATTGCAGACGAGGCTGTCTCAAGACGTACAGTGAAACGAGGTTCAATAGGGTATAGATACCTTGAACGGAATGAATACGCAACCTACGCTTCGGCGAATGCCATAATATGTGTTGATCAACGCATAGCGAAGCATGTGAGTGCTAGAGTATCTTATTCAGTGCCGACATGGGTTGTACCCAACGCAGTGGATACGAGCGTGTTCTGCCCATCTGATGATCAAAGTTTTGATAGATATACTATTCTCTGCCCTCGAATGCTCAACCCTAAAAACGGGGTTGATGTTGCTATCAGGGCGATGGAGTTCTTGAAACAACACCCGCGTTTACCTGCAGTAAGAATGATTATTGCAGGTGACGGCAGGCAAAGGCGGCAACTGGAAAGCTACGTACATGAAAATGATTTGAAGGATGTTGTTACTTTTTTTGGTACTGTATCCCGTGAAGAAATGCCGAAGCTTATGAGGAAATGCGGCGTAGTTATTATTCCGTCTATTCCTTCTGAGGGCGTTGAGGAAGCAACCTCGATTGCTGTTTTAGAAGCTATGGCTAGTGGGGTACCAGTAGTAGCTTCAGCAATTGGTGGACTTCGGGAGATAGTTATTGATGGTGAGACCGGCTTTCTAGTTCCTCCAGGAGAACCGGATCGATTAGCTAATGCTATTATTATGGCATTAAAACAAAGAGAGACCTTATCGAAGAAGGCAGTGCAATATGTAAATCAGCATTTTAGTATTGAGGCTATGGGGAGGAAAGTGCTAGATGTTTATGCAAGCGTCAAATAGCTTTCAAGATCGGAGACTACGAATTGTTATCGTCTTCGGTTCACCGGGAACATCATTCGGGTCTGTCGAAAGAGGTTTTCTTGAACTGGTAAAGAAGCTCATATCAAAGGGATTTAGAATAGCTGTTACGGTCACTGCACCGGGTATCTTTGTTGAAGAGTTGCGGAAGGCCGGAGCTACTGTTAAAATTATCACTATGGAAAGACGTATCAATCTGCGAGCTATTTATGCAATAATCAATGTTTTGAAGGATTACAGACCACAAATACTTCATATTAACTTTGACATAGCGGTGTATAATACTTTAGTAGCCGCGCTTGTTGCCCGATTTTTTGGGTATCAACCCTGTAAAATTGTGGTTCATCACCACTCTCAGATCGCCGATCCAAGTAAGAAACAATTTCGGTACCTGCCACGAAAGTTGCTTTACAAACTTAATCATGTAGAGAGCGTGTTCGTATCTACCGCACAGCGGGAACGGTTTGAGTTAAAAGGGATCGTGCCTTATAATGGGCGCCAGTATGTGATCGAAAATGGTGTTGATACTGTAACATTTCATCCTGTGAGCAGTTTGAATGAAAAGCAGGACGCTCGGCATAGAATCGGTCTCAATTTATCTCCAGATGTTAAGGTCGTCGGATACGTAGCTGGGTATCGGCCCGAGAAGCGTCATATCTTTCTTCTTGAAGCTTTTGAGGAAGCGCTGCGGAGAACCCAACATGCGGGTATGATCGTGCTTTTGCTGGTTGGTTACGGGTCAGAAGAGACCCGGATCAAGCATGAAATAGTGAGACGGAATTTGAGCCAAAGCGTAATCATGACCGGGCAGCGTACTGATATCCCAGACATTTTCCGCGCACTGGACGTGGCGGTATGTGTGTCCACGAACGAGAGTTTTAATCTTGGAATCATGGAAGCACTAGCCACAGGTCTACCTGTAATATGTGTGGCCAACAGTTTTACAGAGACAATTATTGATACAGGAATAAATGGAATAGTTATGCCATCAGATGTTACTGCTGCAGAATTTGGAACTATGCTGGCCTCAATAATAAATAGCAGGCTTGATGCATCTAAAATGGGTGGTCGAGGGCGAGCCGTAGCCGAAGCGTTTTCTGTATCAAGATGGACGGACCGCATCTTAGAGGTGTATATAAGCGCATGAATACCGGTGCCAAGATCATTACTTCAAACTGGCCTACATGGCAAGCTCATAATAGTGTTATTCTAATAGTTTTTATTGGTACGGCAATAGGGATGCTGACGGCGAGTTTTTGTTCGGAGCTTCCCATAACACCTTTGCTATATTTGATATTCGCACTTGCACTTTTGAGTAGCTCACCATTAGTAGGTGTTTTACCAGCGAGCATTTTAGCAGTTATGTGGACTCCAAGGACACTTGACCAATATTTGGTTATTAGCTTATACCATTCATCTTTTATGTTATCAGGTGAAGAAATTACAACGCTTATAAAAGGGATATGGCCAGCTGACTGTCTCCTGCTAATCTTAGTAACGATAGGGATAGCTAAACAAGGGGTACCCAGGTGGTTCGGTTTGTGGGTGATAGCGTTTACGCCTGTAGTTATCTACGCAATTGGTGCGGCTTCGTTATGGGCTGGAGTTTTAGAATATATTCGCCTTCCATTAGTAGTCATTGCTGTATGGGGTATTACGAGAACTCTGGATGCGTGGAAGCGAACCTTATATGCTTTGACAGGGGCGTTGGTTGGGCTAGATGTTATAGCCATTGGACGATATCTTCTGGATCCATCTGTAGGCGAGCGTTTGTTTACAGTGGGTCTAGGTATCAATACGTTAGCAACTGTATCTGGCATAGCTTTGCCTATTACGTACGCATGTGCCATACTAGATCGGAAAAAGCTCCCAGCTTGGTGGTGGATGGCGACAGCTATTGAGATTACAGTCATCTTGTTAACCGGCTCGCGACAAGGTTTGGTTGGGTTAGGCATATACCTCATTACATTAATGTTATGGGGCGACAGACAAGTTCGTTATTCATCATGGTTCTTTTCGATTGTTATTATATTCATCACAATAAATTCAACAGCTGGCCATAGACTTATTTCTTATGGGTTGGATTATAATCGTCTTGTTCTATGGTGCGGGGCGCTACAATTATGGAAGTTGTCACCTCTATTGGGGCATGGTCCGGGAAGTTTTGGTACATTATG is a window encoding:
- a CDS encoding Gfo/Idh/MocA family oxidoreductase — its product is MTEKDNKKIKIGLIGCGRISKNHFEAIAAQPDAECVACCDIIPERAEEAAKTYNVPFWTTKYEEMLAISDIDLISICTPSGLHPEHGIMAARAKKHVLSEKPMGVRLKDADELIKACDQEHVRLFVVLQNRLNPAIQLVRRALDEGRFGRIYFIQANVFWTRPQEYYDQAPWRGTWEFDGGAFMNQASHYVDMVQWFGGPVKSVVAQTATLARNIEAEDTGAAVIRFRSGAIGSINVTMLTYPKNLEGSITILGEKGTVRVGGIAMNKIEHWEFADTRDYDQQVANTATDPPTVYGFGHTGYYRNVIDVLTKGEKPSSDGRAGMKSLELLEAIYRASNRRRQMVLPMM
- a CDS encoding nucleotide sugar dehydrogenase is translated as MSLAQVVKEHDIYVEILKKKIENKTAKVGVIGLGYVGLPFAVEKAKVGYTVIGIEENPVRADKINRGENYILDVKDEELRELVKKGLIKAHTDFSLVPEMDVIVVCVPTPLTRNLTPDLYYVESVTRAIALRLRRGQLVTLESTTYPGTTEEVMLPILEKSGLKVEEDFFLAHSPERVDPGNQRYTTKNTNKVVGGVGPKSLDVAITFYRQTIEHVVPVSCAKAAELTKVFENTFRAVNIALVNELALLCDRMGLNVWEVLEGAFTKPFGIMPFYPGPGVGGHCIAIDPHYLEWKAKEFNFNTHFIALAGEINRRMPEFVRDKALRILNRLGIPSAKAKVLVLGVAYKRDIEDYRESPAIEVIRNLQAEGVRVEYYDPFIPEFSEHGLQMQSVPLTSEGLQTYDLVVITTDHSNIDYQWVVQNAKHIFDTRNATKNVLHDREKITLL
- a CDS encoding glycosyltransferase family 4 protein, which encodes MRVLIISPVAKMAAGGVAAHVATLEKMLKQHGVDSQTIVLDIDPSLGIRFYAYAGFRKMLNKIHEPWGFMVSDKIAEMKLAKSLQSVETFDLIHCHSKYADIVRKIVGNKVPIVLTVHGYIADEAVSRRTVKRGSIGYRYLERNEYATYASANAIICVDQRIAKHVSARVSYSVPTWVVPNAVDTSVFCPSDDQSFDRYTILCPRMLNPKNGVDVAIRAMEFLKQHPRLPAVRMIIAGDGRQRRQLESYVHENDLKDVVTFFGTVSREEMPKLMRKCGVVIIPSIPSEGVEEATSIAVLEAMASGVPVVASAIGGLREIVIDGETGFLVPPGEPDRLANAIIMALKQRETLSKKAVQYVNQHFSIEAMGRKVLDVYASVK
- a CDS encoding DegT/DnrJ/EryC1/StrS family aminotransferase, with product MSGIPILNLHEQIEKLWPDIIPAIERVIRAGHFILGPEVQAFEAEAARYLEVKYAIGVNSGTDALVIALRAAGIGPGDEVITTPFTFFATAEAVSTVGAEPVFVDVDPLTFNINPKLIEEAITPRTRVILPVHLYGQAADMDGIMAIARKYNLVVIEDVAQAFGGKWREKKLGTIGKLGCFSFFPTKNLSCFGDGGLVVTNDDDLAEQVRMLRAHGSKKKYHNEILGYNSRLDEIQAAILRVKLPYVDKWNEARRRAAQRYHELLAGIPGLELPLEKETAYHVYHQYTIRIKQGKRDLLKERLEKEGICTMIYYPIPLHKLPVYNRSEKYANAEAAAGEVLSLPIWPEITPAIQERVAANIRRIMEEIG
- a CDS encoding glycosyltransferase family 4 protein; translation: MFMQASNSFQDRRLRIVIVFGSPGTSFGSVERGFLELVKKLISKGFRIAVTVTAPGIFVEELRKAGATVKIITMERRINLRAIYAIINVLKDYRPQILHINFDIAVYNTLVAALVARFFGYQPCKIVVHHHSQIADPSKKQFRYLPRKLLYKLNHVESVFVSTAQRERFELKGIVPYNGRQYVIENGVDTVTFHPVSSLNEKQDARHRIGLNLSPDVKVVGYVAGYRPEKRHIFLLEAFEEALRRTQHAGMIVLLLVGYGSEETRIKHEIVRRNLSQSVIMTGQRTDIPDIFRALDVAVCVSTNESFNLGIMEALATGLPVICVANSFTETIIDTGINGIVMPSDVTAAEFGTMLASIINSRLDASKMGGRGRAVAEAFSVSRWTDRILEVYISA
- the murJ gene encoding murein biosynthesis integral membrane protein MurJ; protein product: MSVIKNSGLISVGTLLSKIFGFLREVVMALVFGASRLTDAYLVAQVVPSLLFSLVGNSLSTIIVPLITEYEQTKGRNYALAFANAITTIVLLITILLTIIGIIVTSWLIALIAPGFEEEAKELACRLSRIMFPMIIFWGFAGIATGLLHSQKRFFYPAFMGLPFNIVIISSVLILGRRWGIEGLAWGTVAAVAAQWLFQVLDVRKCGYHFRVLLKHPGINQVGKLILPVLIGSGAAQLGIVVDRILASGLVEGSIAALNFASRLNELALGLFSTAVASALYPELAQKATGGERESFRRLLANSLLGLTWLMVPMAVGIIVLREPLVRLAFERGAFDARATELTAYALFFFALGIPATALRDIVVRGFYAVQDTMTPMWIGIATVGANIALNIILVRYLALGGLALGTSGAVTIGFIILLWCLRRKLGHLNGQLLIRDGGKILVASALMGVIATKLASWVLTRFGDIPSIIAVATVGCLIYFLSCRLLNIGIYLAVVNRMKALTLKMR
- a CDS encoding O-antigen ligase family protein — translated: MNTGAKIITSNWPTWQAHNSVILIVFIGTAIGMLTASFCSELPITPLLYLIFALALLSSSPLVGVLPASILAVMWTPRTLDQYLVISLYHSSFMLSGEEITTLIKGIWPADCLLLILVTIGIAKQGVPRWFGLWVIAFTPVVIYAIGAASLWAGVLEYIRLPLVVIAVWGITRTLDAWKRTLYALTGALVGLDVIAIGRYLLDPSVGERLFTVGLGINTLATVSGIALPITYACAILDRKKLPAWWWMATAIEITVILLTGSRQGLVGLGIYLITLMLWGDRQVRYSSWFFSIVIIFITINSTAGHRLISYGLDYNRLVLWCGALQLWKLSPLLGHGPGSFGTLWPTVSTLPDIYNYYWHPHNLYLMVLSEAGLMGAVAFALTFWQGFCKNRFASNSETYMSILFIRIAVVIFLSMELFDYTLWDYRIVFVVGIILGLLASWSKNIGSAFLYRIPG